From the genome of Alteromonas stellipolaris:
ATCTCATGCTATCAGTTGAGAAAGATAAGGATGCTGAACAGATATATATCCACGGTTCTCCAGAACAGTTACGCTGGCTTGCAAATAGGTTAGTGGCAATTGCTAAAGAAGCAGAAAAGTCTGGACAAGCTCATGACCATTTCATGACCGAAGACTGGGGTGGAAACGAACTAACCAATGAGCTTATGGGAAACTCCGAATCTCATGCAATCATTAACCACTTGATAGTGTATGGTCATGCTTCAAAGTAAATTGATGGAGCTACTCATAGTTTTTCAGATTCCGCACCACAAAAAGCTAAATTGGTATTTTCAGAGCTCATGAATTTTATAGAACGATGGTCAACCAGCCCCTAATATAAAGGTGGCCGGACCAAAACAATAATGGTGGTTGGTTTTATAGCCATGTATATTTGTGATATCAACTTATATAACTTTTATGATGGCGTTCAATTATGGCGGGCCGTTCTGGATGACATTTAATAACACGCTAAAATCACTTCCTTCGGTCTTTAAAACAAATACACATGTGGTTTCACGATTATGCTCTGCATGTCTTAGCCTGCTGTTTAATCGTTATCTGCAAAATGATTCATCGAAAAATATATGGTTCATAGTGAAATACATCGCTCACAACGCGTAGGTTGGTTACGTGCAGCAGTACTTGGTGCAAATGACGGAATTGTATCTACTGCAAGCCTTATTATTGGCGTTGCAGCTGCTAGCACTTCCCACGATGGTATTCTTCTCGCTGGAGCTGCAGGTTTAGTGGCTGGGGCTATGTCTATGGCTGCTGGTGAATATGTTTCGGTTAGTTCTCAGTTAGATACTGAAAACGCCGACCTCGCCATTGAAAAAAAATCGCTGGAACAGAATTTCGAGTCTGAAAAAGAAGAACTCGCAAAGATATATGAAAGAAGAGGCCTTAAACCAACTCTAGCTGAACAAGTTGCTGAGGAACTGATGTCTTACGATGCTCTTGGCGCTCATGCCAGAGATGATATCGGAATTTCACAAAGCGTTAATGCTCAGCCCATTCAAGCGGCATTCTCTTCGGCGGCTGCTTTCACTTTAGGTGCTGCACTTCCTTTAGCAGTTGCCTGGTTAGTACATGGTGAGCAACTTATACCTGCTGTCGCAGCTTTATCTTTACTATTCCTTGCCGCACTGGGCGCTACTGCCGCACGTGTTGGCGGAGCATCTATTACAGTAGGTGCAATCAGAGTGACTTTCTGGGGGGCGCTTGCGATGGTATTAACAGCAGTTGTAGGTCGAATCTTTGGCGTGGTTGCATGACAATAGGTTTATCTGCGATAACGGCCTCTTTTCAAGGTAGGCCTTAATTTAGGAATTGAAGTAAATTGCAAATACGGGCGCTGATTCGTATTATCGCGCTCCTCTTTTACCGCTTTATACTTACAAGATAAGGGAATTAAATGAAAACTAAATTAATCGTCGTTTTGATAGCGTCAGCCATTTCGTCAGGGTGCGCATCCACTTCTAAAAAAACGGTGAGTGATTTTCTTGACGGGGCATCTTCTAGCGCAGAAAAAAGAGAGCAAGAAGAATCAAACGTAATACACGCTAAAAAGAATTCACCCGAAACCGATGCCATAGAAGACAGTATGTCAGGTGTATTTACCGCCCTTTTTCGTGGCATATTTGGCTCAGAGTAACGCCAGCACTCACTAAATATGTTGCATATAAAAAGTACGAATCAGGGTTTTGCCAGAAACATTTCCTAAAACTTTTTATTAAAAGGCCCTGCTGATTTACTTTATTATAACCCTTTAATTCTTCTATAAAATGCTTAAGGTTCTAGGGTGTTTTCAGCATTTGAGTTCTCAAGGGTAAAACAAAATATGAAATTAAAAATGAAGCATTTTTTACTATTTTTATTCTCGTTCGTACCAGTATTTACTTTAAGTGCAGCCCCTCAAGTTCTTAACGTTGAGCAAGATGGTATTGTGGGTCACTATTATCATCAACCCGCTAATTCACACAAGCAGCCGGTTATTGTGCTTGGTGGTTCAGAAGGCGGAATTCCTACAAAGCTTGCCAAAGTCATCGCCGAAAATGGTCACCCAACATTAGCCGTTGCTTATTTTAAAGCCGATACACTTCCCAAAGAATTAGAGAAAATTCCCCTCGCCTATTTCGAAAAAGCAACAGCGTGGCTTCAACAAAAACACCCCGCACAAAAACATATCACGCTGGTTGGTTGGTCTAAAGGCGCCGAGTTGGCGTTGCTGATTGCATCTCGCGACACTGTATTTGATCGTGTTATCGCCATTGCGCCCAGTTCAGTGGTGTGGGCAGGTATTCTAGCTGATTGGCAGACGGTACCTGGCTCCAGCTGGAGTCAAAACGAAAAGGAATTACCCTTTGTTGCATTCAACCCAACCGGACCTGTTGAAGGCTTGTTAGACCTATATTCTCAATCTTTAGAAAATAGAAATGATGGCGGAAGTGCAACAATCCCTGTTGAGAATATTCGCGGAAATGTTGTGCTATATTCGGGGGGAATGGACGAAATATGGCCATCCTCTTCTATGGCAGTTTCTATTTGCCAACGTATGACAGAAAACCAGCTATCTCGCTGTAAGCGTTTTAATTACCCAGAATTAGACCACCTGCTAAATTACAAGATGTTAGCGCCTTCAGAAGACTTGTATAAGCACTTTATTCGCAGTGTCGACGGTAAATAATAGTTAACCCTTTGAGTAACAGCCATCAAGTGGCAGTAACGTTAATAGCTCGAAATGTGAATGAATTTTATGTACGTTAATTAAGCGCAATTTATAAAAGGATTCTAGTTTGAATACCATAGGAAAAGTGGCCATTGTCATCAGTGTGATCGCCTTCTTGGCTTTTTACAATTGGCTTCCTGATATGTGCGGTAACGATATTTATTCTGAAACGTTGTCTCCTAATGGCGAACTAAAAGCAGTAATTTTCCAAAGAGATTGCGGGGCAACCACAGGCTTTAGTACTCAGGTCTCTATTTTGGACACTGATGAAGCCTTGAAAAATGAAAGTGGTAATATCTTTCGTATGGATGGGCACCCTAACGATGCTGCCCCCATTATTTCGTGGGAGTCAGATTCAGCACTTACTATTAAAAAGACGGTAAACAATAAAGAGTACTTCGCTGAATCGACCTATGGTTGGTTCAATCCAATTCAGATACGCTACAGTGGCTAGTAAGACTAGCAAGGACTCAAATTTGACCAAAGTTGTAATAATAACTGGAGCCAGCAGAGGTATTGGTGCCGCTACTGCTTTTACGCTATCTAAACAGGGTTATCACGTTTGCATTAACTATCTTAAAAATGAAAGTTATGCCGAAGCGTTATGTTCTTCAATTAATAACAACGGCGGCGTTGCACTTACTCATAAGGCGGATGTCTCAGTGGAGGCAGAAGTCCAAAGTATGTTTAACAGGGTAAACGCTGAGTTCGGCGCTGTTACGCACCTAGTGAACAATGTAGGCGTGCTTTTTACCAAAACTGCATTTTCCGAAATTAGTGCCGAGCGCTTCAAAACAATATTAACTACGAATGTACTCAGCGCTTTTCTTTGCTCGAAAGCTTTTGTAAAACAAGTTCAAAGTGATGGTGCAATTGTGAATGTTTCTTCGATCGCGTCTCGTACAGGTGCCCCGTTTGAATACGTAGACTATGCAGCTTCGAAAGGTGCTATGGATTCGCTCACCACAGGTATGTCCTTAGAGCTTGCCGGCCAAAATATTAGAGTCAATAGCGTTCGCCCTGGCTTCATTGCCACTGATATTCATGCCGACGGAGGGGAGCCAGATCGCGTAAATCGCCTTAGCTCACAAATCCCAATGGGGCGCGGAGGCAATACGCAGGAAGTAGCAGATGCTATCGCATGGTTGTTATCAG
Proteins encoded in this window:
- a CDS encoding Imm32 family immunity protein, with the protein product MLSVEKDKDAEQIYIHGSPEQLRWLANRLVAIAKEAEKSGQAHDHFMTEDWGGNELTNELMGNSESHAIINHLIVYGHASK
- a CDS encoding VIT1/CCC1 transporter family protein, producing the protein MVHSEIHRSQRVGWLRAAVLGANDGIVSTASLIIGVAAASTSHDGILLAGAAGLVAGAMSMAAGEYVSVSSQLDTENADLAIEKKSLEQNFESEKEELAKIYERRGLKPTLAEQVAEELMSYDALGAHARDDIGISQSVNAQPIQAAFSSAAAFTLGAALPLAVAWLVHGEQLIPAVAALSLLFLAALGATAARVGGASITVGAIRVTFWGALAMVLTAVVGRIFGVVA
- a CDS encoding acyl-CoA thioester hydrolase/BAAT C-terminal domain-containing protein; the encoded protein is MKHFLLFLFSFVPVFTLSAAPQVLNVEQDGIVGHYYHQPANSHKQPVIVLGGSEGGIPTKLAKVIAENGHPTLAVAYFKADTLPKELEKIPLAYFEKATAWLQQKHPAQKHITLVGWSKGAELALLIASRDTVFDRVIAIAPSSVVWAGILADWQTVPGSSWSQNEKELPFVAFNPTGPVEGLLDLYSQSLENRNDGGSATIPVENIRGNVVLYSGGMDEIWPSSSMAVSICQRMTENQLSRCKRFNYPELDHLLNYKMLAPSEDLYKHFIRSVDGK
- a CDS encoding DUF5412 family protein, translating into MNTIGKVAIVISVIAFLAFYNWLPDMCGNDIYSETLSPNGELKAVIFQRDCGATTGFSTQVSILDTDEALKNESGNIFRMDGHPNDAAPIISWESDSALTIKKTVNNKEYFAESTYGWFNPIQIRYSG
- a CDS encoding SDR family oxidoreductase — translated: MTKVVIITGASRGIGAATAFTLSKQGYHVCINYLKNESYAEALCSSINNNGGVALTHKADVSVEAEVQSMFNRVNAEFGAVTHLVNNVGVLFTKTAFSEISAERFKTILTTNVLSAFLCSKAFVKQVQSDGAIVNVSSIASRTGAPFEYVDYAASKGAMDSLTTGMSLELAGQNIRVNSVRPGFIATDIHADGGEPDRVNRLSSQIPMGRGGNTQEVADAIAWLLSDEASYVTGSFIDIAGGK